GTTACAACACCAACACAACCACCCAAATTTTAATCATCTTGATTACAACTTCGATCGATCAACTAGGTTCATAGTGACCCTGTTTTGTCTGTTTCACCACCCGAGTTTTAACCCGATTTGACCAAATCGTATAATACAGCGATTTGCCGAAAACTAGATTGGCAGCAATAATATTGCCAATAAATCGACCGATTTATCGGCTGAACACCTGAATCTGTAACATGCTCTCAAACAGCTTATGTATTGCCATTTTATAATATTTCAGTTTATTTTTTCCTTCTTATATAAAAACTAGCATAATACCGTGCGAGGCACCGGTCATTTTCTAGTAATATTTCAGAATACAATGTATGTAATTTTTAAATTTCAGCTTGCACATGTTTTGTTGAAATAAAGTGCACGACCCCTAATAATTTTAGTTAAACGTGCGAAAAAATACCAATGGAAATGGTTTATACTTAATGATCATTAAGACTGTTGAGTGATGGCATGCGTGTCATATTTACTTTTTGCAGACTTTAATGATTGAGGTGATTGAAAATATTTATGTTGTACACGATCTCTGAGTTAAAGATATAATGTTCATTGTAATTTATGTGAACTGATATCTATGTTTGTAAGGTGATTAAACTTTGTTGTATATGGAATCGACAGTGTCTTGGTCTAACTTCAGCGTCTCCTGTTAAAATAATCAATATAATGTGTTAAATTCATTGTGATGATGTGTAGTTAGCAATTCACTGTGTATATGTCATCGTGTGTTGCTGTGTTAATGTAGCTTATGGGTATATATTACAAAATTTCACGATATGACTACTTTGAGAGTTTGTAGTAGTTAGACTTTAGAACCTTTCTTTTTGTACTTCATATAAGATTTCTCAATTTTATGAGAAAATGACCTTGATAGCACAAAAATGTAAAAGGCCAAAATAATGGCCCTTTACGATACTCTAAAATGATAGATCGTATTGTGTTTTTTGTTCAAGACAGAAAGATAACAATTGTACACGGGTTAACATGTAATTAAAATAGTGCCATATAGTTGACATGCAATTAGAGTGTTGTGCCATAGCTttttaaatactaaataataattaattgataGAATGGTGTTATGATGCAATGAGTTATGTATAATAGCACGTGAGTGAACCTCATccattatatatgtatatattgttTGTATGGTCATTAATTAACACAATATGAATTTATGTGTGTATGAAAATGGTTGTGTTGGTACATATTTCTGTATATTGCGGACAAAGAATTTGTGTAAACGCTAATTAAACATGTGTTATAggttttttaaaataaaaaattacgGAGAGAAGAAACGTTGCACGCCATTACATTTCTCAAAACACCTATTTAAGTTTcgtttatttttttaatatatgcTATTTGATATGTTATTTAATAAAATTGGCCAGAGAGTGCCAACACCTTTATTTCACTGACTTCTTAATTGTTTTTTCGGAATGCTATCATCTCAACAGTTAGGCATTtaactttaaagtttattttTTCTTAAAAAGTTTTTTTTACTCCTTCGGTCCCTCCCTTTCCTTACATTTCGAAAAGGGGTgcccgacacgcattttaaggtacATACAAGTATTATTCCGTAATTTATTTTACAATTTGTTTTCTAAATAAAATTGAATGgttaaatttttattcagaaaagaaaattataaaaataaattacgaAAATATACTTTATAGTATCTTAAAATGCGTGTTGGACACTCTCTTcgaaatgtaaagaattgagaGAGACTGAGAGAGTATAACCTCTCCTTCATCATTATCTATATGTAAGAATATATGATGTGTgggtaatatatatatattttttatttgaataattacATACCAATATTTGTTGTCTTGTATTGGTGATTTTAATCGAAAGTACTAAACACAAAAAATCGTATCAATATTGAACAaatacatattatatatttattttccGTATAAGTGTATACATGATCATTAgatattataaatttgatttttttgaagtttattaatatttatgattAATGTTGTTGACAGGAATCTCTCTACGATGGATATTTAGTATATAAATGCAATATATATACAGGATTCATGTTAGTTGTAGTGAACAAGTGTTTAATATAATGCAGAATGATTTTAATTAATATGTTCATGCTTACTCAAGCATAATACTTTCTCAAACAACTACAATCAACATGAAAAAGTAAACCCATTTCCTACAAATGAAATATACTATAATCTACAAGAATAACAACATAAAAAGGTGAAGGTTCAACTATAAAGCATACATTCTTCAAATGCacaaattttaaatttattttcctAGAAGAAAAAATAGATATAGGTACATTCATAACCCCGACATACAACATTATAAAGCAAACACCTTCttcaaattcaaattttaaatttcaGAGGTCATGTGTACTGTCATGAAGAAGAGTATCACGAACTGATGCTATGTATATCTGCGCTTTTCATATGTGTTCCTTGTGACTCAATGATACTACGACTTTTATTGAGGTGTCGGGCTCTATAAAATCCTTACACTTGTACGAACCTATTTACTTATCGCATTTTCGTATTTAGACTTCATAATGTGTATCTTGTTTCATGTTATCTCTTTGTTTCTGCCTTGAAATATTTTCATCTTGCAAAAACAAAAACCAGGAATAAGTAATGAAGTGGAGCAACTCCAAAATTCCCATCTTCTAGCTAGCTTGAAAACAATCCTTTTCTTCGATGATTAACATAACTCAAACTTATCGTAATAATAAGAGTTGTTCTCCATATCTCAAGATGGAAACTTTgaaataaaaatttcaaaattttattaattGATGCACTCGTCGTAAAAATTCACAATAGTCTCAAGTGGCGCCATTGTCTGTGGTCAATAGAAGGAACGAAAGTAAATATCATACGAGTAACACTGAGTGAGATGATACATGCACTAACCCCTGGGCTTTTATTGATGGTAATCTACTATTCGGGATAAGCCCTACTTGAATCAACTATAGTGCATATAAGTAAGGGCTGAGGTCGCGCCTTTTGAAATATTTTCACAGATGTTCCGCATTCCAAACTCGAGGAATAGGCTTCCCGTTCAAGTCCTCGAGATAACATGTTCCTTCCTCAAGTATTGCTCGGACTTTATAAgatccttcccaattagctctGAAAACTCCATGGCTAGTTATCTTCGTGTTAGGCAAGACCCTTCTCAATATCAAGTCGCCAATTTTCAATGGACGTACTTGACCTTTCGATTATAAAACCTGGACACTCGTTGCTGATATGCCGCCAATTTCACTTGAGAAGCATTCTGACTTTTTTCCATAGGTCTAATTGAATCTGTTGCGTAACTTCACTATCTTCATAGCGGAATTTGCTTATGTGAAGAGACCCAACTTCAACTTCTACCGGTACCATGGCTTCACAACCATATGTCAGCATGAAAGGGTTTCTCCTATAGTAGATCTATGAgtagtgttgtatgaccacaACACCTTTGGAAGCTCCTCTGGCCAATCTCCCTTACAAATCTTCTAACTTAGTCTTCAGTGTGTGTTTGATGATTTTATGATAGCTTCGTCTGTCCGTTGCTTTGGGGATGATATATTGCGGATTTTTTTTTATATCTTAAATTTTCAATTCTTTGTTGTCGAACTGCTTGCATTGCCGAGACTTACTTTATTGAATCCCAAATCGACATATTATAAAATTGAAGACGAAATCTATATCTTCTTTGTCGTAATATCGTCAAGGGCACCGTATCTGCTCACTTGATAAAGTAATCCACAGCCACAATCGCGTACTTGACACCCTTTTTAGCTTTGAGGAGCTTCCCCATCAAGTCAATCCCCCACATGGTAAATGGCCAAGGGCTTGCCATAGTGGTTAGTTTAGTTACCGGTATGTTGGAGAAGTTTGCGAATCTTTGACATTTATCACATGCTTTAACTAATTTAAATGAATCTTTCCGCAAATTGGTCAAAAGTAACCCTGACGTAACCCTTTGCCGCAAGTGATCCTCCGCCCGAATGATTGTCGCAGATTCCTTCATGTACTTTTTTCAGAATTACGACAACCTTCTCCTGCGATGCACTTCAATAAAGGTTGAATAAAACGTTTTGTATAACTACGGTTCATATTCCACACATCGTACTGCTTTATATCGGAGTCGTCTGGTTGCCATCTTATCCTTTGGAAATGTCCCGTTCTTCAAGTACTCTCATATAGGAGTCATCCAAGTTTCTTCGAGTGAGCACCAAAGGAACAAAACCATGTTGGGTAAGGAACCAAGTCTTTGCTCAGGATTTTGGTGAAAGAAGCTGTCGTCAAGCAGAAACAAACACGTCTTTCTCATTCATTTGACCTCAGAGACGAAATTAATCTGTTATATTCAACCCTTGGATATACAGAGAAATTACCATTTCgctcaaaaaaataatttttctctTTCTACTGGGAGTAGTTGTCAAATGCTTAATCTTGGGAGAGGAGAACAATATAATATATAAAACAAATCGCTTCTGCACTATTCTGGCTCTTTTTTTTTTCCTTACTTGAAAAGGTTCATTCTTCTATATTCGGTTTGACCTATGGGTCTCAAAACTTAATGATAAATGTTGAGAGGTATCAGGAACGTAAATATAATTTGTGGAGACTTGACATTCTTCTATGTCTAGGAAATTGAATATTAAGTCATGTTTTGGGAAAGGCCAATAATACCGATTAATCAAGTCAAACTGACAAAAATACCTTATTTTAGAAAGGAGGCCATATTACCCGCTTGTTACGTATTGGGAGGAGTATTACATATCACGCATTTCGTAGAAGGAAACATGATATCATTAATATATTAATAGGAAAGTAATACGTGGTCTTGATTAGTAATAGCGATTACGCATTTCTATATGAGTATTATACATacaaataattaagtaatatatACATCGATGCCGCAACATCAACTCACCTCCGTAATCGTTAGCCGAAGCGTAAATCATTACACCATCACCACAACTCTCTCTCTCCTGAATCCTACCTTTTCTCCGATCCAACTCAGTTTCTCTTTACTTATATACATCAGATCGCATATACATACTATATACAATTTTATTCACCGCCGTGACTCTTCATCGTTGAAAAAGACCAGGATTGTATTGTTGAAAAGGCCAGGGATTTGTGGGGTTCTTTCAAATACCTAATACGCATTTTGAAACGAGGTATCAGTCGGGTATTAATGGCCAAACAAACAAAAAAGCGTTTATTTGGTAATAGGAGACTGATATTGTgctaatattatttttttttgattATCCTTTTTATAAACAAGTGTTCTCGAAATTGTCTGCACATAATATAATTGAAAAAGGTAGTTACAGAGAGCAATATTTTTGGTCGTTAAACAGTGTTTAACATTGCGATAATTAAGAGAATTTAGTCTAGAAACCATTGACTCGGACCAAAAAATTTCAGGATCACTAGACATTTGTTGGAAAACTACAGCATCATAGAGTAACCCACCTCCAGTAGAAATGGCAGCTAGTTGAGTTGTCTCATTCAAACTATACAGAGTGCTGATAAGCCTAAGTAATATTCCAGTTTTTGCAGCTATACGGAAAAGATCATTCCTAGAGCTCGACCACTGAAGCTTAAATATTTGCCACAATCCGTCAATTGCAAGATGAACCATTTCCCTGCATGTCATTAATTCTTGAATTATAAACACAAACAATTACAGGTAAAAGCATGTACGAGGAGTTTGATCTGCTAAAGAACTTTCAAGATGCATCTGATAAGTGGAAGTCATGTAAAAATTTGTAAAAGATGACTTGACATAGAAACTGGGAAAAAGGCCCAATACATCATACCAGCTAATATATACAACACAAAAACTTTTGCTAATCCAGGCACATGAGTTATGAAAGATTATATAACTGTATTCGACTTGAATATTTCCCTTTCTCATATGAAATTGCAAGTTTAATTAACTCTTGTAATCTCAAACTTTTCAGAAACAGCTGACACTAAATTTATTCAACTATCACAATTTGCTTATGCTGAGTTACTGGGTCCTTTGCCACTGATTAGAAGTAACATTCTTGTTACTTTCTTTGGATTCTTCAATATTTTTGTGCGGAGATTGCTCCACGTTTAATTCAGGAGAATCTACAATGTCATTAATAGTTTATATCTATATATTCAAGTTTCAAGAATAAAAACAATGAAAGAACGTAACAATGTTTACATCCTCTGTAATTTCTAGAACAAAATAAAACAATGAATCGAAAGAAACATATGGCATATCAGAGTGTAAATGATTCACATCAAGCACGAACCTGTGGTTTTTATAGTCAGCCTCAAGAAAGCTCACAAGAATGGTAATACCACGGCAAGCAATAAACATATGCAAAGTCATGCGGCTGTATAAAGCAGGAGTCAATTCTTATTCTTATTACTTAGATAAATATAATTATGCCACAGGGATTAAGAGCAAAAAACCATATACCTTGAGTGACAAAACTGATGCAGGAATTTTGCTGCTTCCATACGAATTTCATGAGGGCGGTCAGGTACAGCAAAGCCCATGACTGTTGGAATCTGCAATGAAATAGTAATACTGTTATCCGATAAACAATTATACAAACTATAAGGAGTGTCAAAATAAAGAGCTATAAACTAATGAGACAGACTTTCGCTACTCATTCATGTTCAAATTTTTGTATTCCAGAAAAGGTGTCACACTGGTGGACTACAGATTCTTGTGTGTGTGCACCAATTTTGTAGAGTTAACTACATGGTGCAATTCCAGACTGTTAACTCATCATGAACCACGTACAGAAGAACCCAACTCAGAACACTGAATCTCATGTCACTTTTCAGAATGTTGAGCCTGAGAGCAGAAATATTGCACACGACTTACCAGGCCTGCTAGACAAGCGCTTTCCTGAATTTCAGTGCTATCCCTGGTAATCTCATTTAAAACTTGAAGCAGCCGAGCATATGACCTGTTAGAAAAAAGATTATTATGATAGCTGCCAATGTACGAGGATAGCTAGGTTCAAAAATTATAGTTGCAAAGCCTTATAGAATGACATACACGAATGTTTGGAACCTCCAGTAGCTCCACTAGAGGAACAAAACCATGCTGGGTAAGGAAACCAAGCCTTTGCTCAGGACTTTGGTGAAAGAAAGCTGTTATTTTTGGCAAGCAGAAACAAGCACTGGTTCATCTGGCCTCAGAGACGAAATTAATCTGCTATATTCAACCCCCTAGATATACAGAGAAATTACAATTTAGCtcaaaaaaaattttttttttctctttctaTTGGTAGTAGTTGTCAAATGCTAATATTGTCCGGACAGACAACTTATAGCATTTAATCTTGTATACATTCAACAgacgaattatttttatgatacAGTGCAGTCTTACATAAAGAATGTTGCAGAAAAGGTATGTAGGCCCATATAAAAAACATGTGTTGTTATAATACAAATGCATATTCCTCTATGGGCATATGATCAATTTCATCACTAATGTAGAGTTCATTGCTTTTTTATGAGGAGAATCTGATTATGTGCAGATCCGCCTAAACTAGAGTAAATTCCAAATTATGCTGAGCTATTGGTGTGCTTGATTTCTGCTCAAAAATCAAGTCCACCAAGCTCAAATGACATTTTTATGAAATAGACATAGGGTTATGCAGAAAATGAAGACTACCTATAGATGAGGCAATTTATATTAATTACCCTGGAATCTGGATAACCAGAACATAAATGGATCTTCGATATTTAAATCAATTTCTGAAATCCTACGAATCACTGTAATTAAAGAAGTTTTGACATGACTCTTCTTTATGATTAGTATATTTTCTATCTTTACACAGTTGAattgtaccaacaacagatgtTGACAAAACATGAATAGATGATCTGGTAAACCAAACTCTTCCGTATATTAGAAGGCTTACACTATGTATGTAGTTCGTGTCTCTGTGATATGCTTGTTGACTTCAGAGATGTTCTAAAAAGAAAATAACACAATAAATAAATTCACCTTTGGAGGGCTATACTCTTGGCTTTTCGATGTCGCACTAGATGAACCGTTTTCAGCATGATTAGAGCTTTCTTCTACACAAACTTTTCTTGAAATGATGCTTTTGCTGCTAAAAGTAGGAGAACCAGTTTCATCATTAACCAACACTTTATCCTGGTCGGTCAAGTGAGAGACCTGGTGAAGCTCTGAAGATGTCTCAGGATCACCGAATATACACCTAAGAGGATTATGTTCAGCATCCTTGTCCGCATCAGCAGTATCAACTTTAAGAAATTCTGTTTCAGAGTCCTGGAATTTTACATGAAAGACATCAATAGAGATATATTAGATCTACTAcaaaaggcacaaaacagttcTGAAAAATATAACACACATCGCAGCTGCTTCATCATAATGCTTCTATCATCAAACTGAGAGTGTGTGATTGCTAAGCTACGGCAAGAATCAAGTTATTAAAGAATTGAAATACACTCTCACTTTCTAGATGTTCCGAACACAACAGGCAGCAAAGGTTTCGTGTATCTAGTTTAAGTATCTTGTTGGCAAGGGGTTATTAAGTTGCATAGCCGTCGGTGGTGTCAGTACTTCATAATTCAATACACTAAGCATGCATATCCTCAGCTTGTCATTACAATTTCATACATGATATCGATATTTTGGGTGAGCTCATGGGATTCTTAATGAAAAATCAGAATCTTAACTGTGTAAACTGGCAAAACTAATGACATGTATGATAATACTGGAAAAAACACTAGCACTCACCTCGGCTTTCTTGGCATGGAGATTGTCAACAGAGTTCTGATCGTCTCCACTCGATGTCTCAGCATCCTCAGAACATAAGCTTCTTTTAGAAAGTAAAGCTTGCTCACTAAAATAATAAGTAATCAGACATTAACTCAATTATAATAATGCAAACTAGCTACAATCTGCAAAGCTTTATAGAAGTTCAGTCTCCGAAAGTGTATTCATCAGTTTTCACATATGCCGTCATAATGATTATATATAAGCAAGAAAGTGTACAGTGTAACCTTTAGACAATCAAACCAAATccttaaataaaaaaaaaacaggAAAAACACAAAATTGTTCCATAATTACAAGCTAACTCCTAAAATATGAATAGAAAGCGCAAGTGAAAATGCAAAATGTAAACCTCCAGAGTGTTTGTAGCTTTTATGGGGAAAATGGATGAAGCGGAAAAGTGGAAATCAAGTTGCCTACCTTGATGTTTCACTGTCACGAAGGGGAGAGTGTACAATACGCCTGGATCTTTGAATCCAAGGGTGGGAAAGCAGAGTCTTGGCATCCAGCCTCTGCCTGTAATCCTGAAAAGTAAGTACTGAAGTGAATACAAGTAATAAGGATTTGTAGATATTAGATGGGTTACATTATATTCACAACTGGATCTAAGACAGGATAACATGGTTAACTAAGCTGTATTCATTTCGCAATAGTAAAATATATTAGGCAGAACATAATTCAAGCCTAAGTTCGCACAGTCAACATTATGCAGATTCAATTGTACATTCAGAAACCATTTCTGAACTAACAAGATGAATAGATCTTGACTAATAATGCGATAATTTAGATCCTAAATCAGCTATCACATGATCAATAATCGAAAAATCAGCTACAAATATTTAATTCTCTGTAATCTTGATAGGTTTAACCACCATCATCCCGATGACTTAACACAGTTCTCTCGTCTTAAGAGGATGCATCCGACTCCATTTCAAAAAATCTATCATTACGTTACAAATCCAATTTTTTTCTGACTGGTCTCTCTTACCTCTAAAAGTAATCATATCCCCAAATTCCTGAGTTTCGCACTCAACTTAATCAACATCAATATTGAATATGGGGCTAACAGAAAGGCTTGAATTGAAAATTCAATCTAAGCCACGGCGACCAAGTGTTAAATGCAAACTGGTATTGTTTTAGAACAGCCAAAAGTATTGTTTTAGAATAAAAAATTTA
This genomic interval from Apium graveolens cultivar Ventura chromosome 8, ASM990537v1, whole genome shotgun sequence contains the following:
- the LOC141680670 gene encoding MAP3K epsilon protein kinase 1-like — translated: MVLSYARLLQVLNEITRDSTEIQESACLAGLIPTVMGFAVPDRPHEIRMEAAKFLHQFCHSSRMTLHMFIACRGITILVSFLEADYKNHREMVHLAIDGLWQIFKLQWSSSRNDLFRIAAKTGILLRLISTLYSLNETTQLAAISTGGI
- the LOC141677373 gene encoding uncharacterized protein LOC141677373: MSGVCAASDIWSVGCTVIELLTGLPPYYDLGPWTALWQIVQDYRQRLDAKTLLSHPWIQRSRRIVHSPLRDSETSSEQALLSKRSLCSEDAETSSGDDQNSVDNLHAKKAEDSETEFLKVDTADADKDAEHNPLRCIFGDPETSSELHQVSHLTDQDKVLVNDETGSPTFSSKSIISRKVCVEESSNHAENGSSSATSKSQEYSPPKGVEYSRLISSLRPDEPVLVSACQK